A stretch of DNA from Coccidioides posadasii str. Silveira chromosome 4, complete sequence:
TTTTACATGCTTTTCCCCTTTTGATAATGGTTTTGGTGTTTACGGCGCCAGGGTGGACGTTTATTCTGGCTTTTTTACGCTCCATTCACTCctgttctttttctttgggTTTTGGCATTGGGCGTACGTGGCGGGCGTTTCCTGTGTCTCCATTCGAGTTCCTCTTTCGTTTTCTCACGCGACCGAGTGGTGCGTGCTGTACTTTCTGAGATTATGATGATATGAGTTGATTGTTCTGTAGTCGAGAGTAATCCATGTCTCCCTGGTCTCCAGATATACATTTTATGACCAGGGTTTGGCTGTTGTCGTCGCACGTCATCCTTGGTAGTTTTCACCATCATACGAAGCAGCCAGTATATTATGTCCATCATCCCGGGTCACAGCTCCTGGAAACGCATGAGGGCTCCTCAATCGGAGGACGGCCGCTTTATCAAGACATCACCCCCCGTGTCCCAACGGCCAATGCCACCCGTCTCCCATTTCCTAGTTGATTGGTCACTTGACCGCTGGGCACAGGCCGGGAACTTCGGTCGTTTTCGGCGTCGAGAGCTTGTTCTGGGCGCTCCCTTGGCATCCGTCATAGCTCGGATCCCTGGCGACGAGGATACAGGGGTTCTGGGGCGGCATTTGCTCTGTCGAGTGGCGCTTTGATCACTCAGGGTGTGTCGTTTCCACTGGAACACATGGTGGGCGTGTTCTCGTTTTGCCAGGAAATGGGTTGGAAGGGGGGAAGAGGAGGGTGTGCCGGTAGTCCACTATATTGGTTGAAAGTTCAAGTGTGGTCCAGCGGGGTTTGTTTCGATTGGAAATATGCGCTGCGTACCGTAGTTATGGTGGTGAatatgatttttttttttgacatGTTTAGGTTGGGGCTTTTGGGTCCTTTTTTTATTCTTGTTTCCTGATTTTGAGAATGGCTGACCTGGTCATGCGGAAAGACGATCGATTTATCTTCCACCGTTTGGATCGTTTGTTAGAGGAGCTTTTGTCGGTCGATTTGTCGGCTATGAGCAGCAGCTTCGGCGTTTGTATCGTACATATGTTCTCCACACGGATGGTGAATCTCTCGCCTGTCCAACGGGATATGAGCCTGGAGGCACGCTTTATTGCTTTTTGCGGGTGTTCATGATCCTGCGTTAGGTGGGTTAGTAGGTTAATCAATATGGGATGGGGGAGGATGGATGCAGCAACCGGGAGGGTCTTCTCGGAGACAGGGAGCTGGCCGTTTGCGATGCTGCACCTCTCGTCTCGCGCCTGCAGAGTGTCACTGGGTGGAGGGCAATTGTCCAATGACCGTCGGTTTTCTCGACAGGTTCACGAGCTAGTTGGTTTAGTTTATTATTTTTAACCCAGCTGCTGTTCTCCGCCGCCTCAGTTAGCTGCAAAAAGTGCAActcgtacggagtacagagcgAGCTAACCAGCTCATCGACCAAGGAGTCGTCGCCGGTGCGCTTCTCCCGCCTCGATTCCCATCGCATCCTCGCTTCTCCGGCAGAGCGAACGACAAGAATCACTCGCCGAAGCCGCCCGCCACATCTTCCGGTGGTAGGTTTGCCCCATCCCCTGGTCCCTTGCTCATCGTCAACCTGGGTTCGCCGTCGCCCAGCGGTCCTCCCGCTCCAATCGTCTCTGCACATGAACCTCCCCGTCCCCACTACGCCACGACAGGCTAACAGACCAAGCTTTTTTGACTTCTTCTCAAACGTTGTTAATTGCTCGTTAAATCTCAGGCCAACTTAAACCATCTCCTTCACCTCATTTATCCCCCCAACTAACAAGTTAGTGACCACCTCACCTCCTTTTTCGAACTGTTGCTGAGCAGTCATATCCAAAGACAACGGGTTTATACCGCCATCTTCCGCCTGATGTATTGACACAACTCGATCCCGATGGCGCCCTCAACCATTTTCTCGTTTGCTTGCCTTTCTTTCCGGGTTCGTTTACGCCGTTCGACTTTTATTTGAGAAACAAAGTGCTGCACCGGTTTTCGCTCTGTTTTTGCCCTCACTAtcttacctttttttttttcttctccccTTCTCGGGCTATTTTCTTTCGTTTCGTCTGGGGGGAATTTCGAACCTATCCTTTTAACCGTCGATTTCTTCAAGTCGTCCTTTGAACCCGGTCTTTTCCGCTCTGGCGTCATCGTGAAACGGGTTGGTTGTCGCATAAGGGTCAAGGCTAGACGAGACGAAAATCCTCTGGAAGGGCTTATAGCAACTCCCCTCAGGGTTTATTGGGAGCTGTTCGTCTCGAGTAGCGGGTCAAGATGAAGTTTGGAAGGAATTTACCCCGTAATATGGTGCCGGAATGGAGTGCCAGCTACATCAAATACAAGAGCTTGAAGAAGCTCATCAAGTCCGCGATCCAGGCGAAGAAAAATGGAGAGGAGCCTGATCTGGCTGGTATGAAAAACCGCAGAACTGGTCGCTACTCTTGTTAAAGGGTCTCAGATTTGCTAACCTTTACATGACGGGTCGTAGGCTTCTTCTATTCCCTCGACCGAAACCTCGAAGATGTGGATCAATTCTACAACAAAAAGTTTGCAGATTGTTCCCGtagattgaagctgcttgAAGACCGCTTCGGTCACTCGGTGATGCCTTCACACCGGCTTGATGCTGAAGATTTGGATGATCTTTTGGCCGCTTTGTTGGAGCTGCGTGGACAGCTGAGAAAGTTACAATGGTACGGCGAGGTGAATCGTCGAGGATTCATCAAAATCACCAAGAAGCTGGACAAAAAGCTCCCCGGTGCGCAGGCGCAAATGAGATACTTGCCCACCAAGGTTGATCCGTCGCCGTTTGCAACCAACGCTCGGCTGACGAACCGTATGAAAATTGTTAACGACTGGTTGTCGGTGCTCGGAGACGAAAAATCCATGGACGATGCCAGTTCGACCCACTCTTCTCTATCTTTGAAGAAAGTGCCGTCTCGCCAGAGCCTAAACCTCCCTGCAAGCCTGCTTAATGCTGTCGATGAGGCTCTCCGTAGGGATGACACCCACATCCTTTTAGAGCTACTGCAGACATTAAAGATCGCGGCCGATGATCTTGGCGACAATGTATACCCCAGAGTATTGAAATCACTTTTGCAGCGATCGATTTTTAACCGTTCAAAGGCGTGCCTCATTGCTTTGCTTGGAAAGCTTGAAAACCTtgacgaagaagatgatATTAACAAACGCAACTGTATCCATCGATTAGTGATCTCTATTGGAAGATCACAAACAACCGCCGATTCTGACACCTCTGCATCTACGGTTCTTAACTTCCCCGTTGATAACTCGAATTATATAACTCCGGCGGCTCCGCCCTCTCTTGTACCTCAGGTCCCCGTGACAAAGGAGGCAGACCAATCCACGATTTTGCAGCGTGATGACCCTTCTGTCGCATTTCTCGAGTACTTGCTAGACAATCTCCAGCCCCGCCATCGTTCTGCTTTGCTGGCCAAAGACATCTCTGGCCGCACCCCGTTGCATTACGGTGCGCAGTATGGGTTCAAGGTCGTCTGCGAAGTGATCATCGAGCACCTTCAGGCATGGGATATGTTTGATGTCTCGGAAGGCATCGACGGCCCTAACTGGCAAGACGAAGAAGGTTGGGCCCCTTTACATCTGAGCGTCGTTCGAGGGCACCCTCTCACGACCCGGGCTCTCCTCGATGCGGAGAACTGGAGGGGCAGGAGCGAGGAAAAGGCGGCCATCCGGAAACACGTTTCCAAATCTAGTGCCGTTCTCGCTTTGGCTACGAAAGCGAACTTCATTGACATTGTCCAGCTCTTGGTTGACGCCGACGTTGATATCAATTATCAAGATGACCAAGGAGAAACTGCCTTGCATGTTGCTGCTCGGTTCGGCCACGAGAAATGTGCGAAAGCGCTTCTCGAAGGCACAGAGCACCAAAAGGCAAACACAGAGCTTGCGGAGAACACCTACTCCTGGACACCCTTATTCATTGCTTGCGTCGATGGAAATATTGGTGTTGTCCAACTTTTGATTGAAGCTGGTGCTGACCTCGAGAGACCTGATTCTTCAGGATGGACTGCCAAAGAACATGCTGCACTCAGAGGGCATATTTCGATCGCTAAGCTTTTGGCAGAAGCTACATCCACCACCGAATGTTGCAGCGAGTCCGATGTTTCTGTGCCCACTACCCTCTCTTCGTCTCCGCCGCTTCAATCCTCCCTGGCCGATCGCAAATCCAACACCAATGGAAATGGTCGGCCCGCGGAGGCCATTAAGACCTTTGGCCATAGATATTTGACTGATGAGAGCATGGTCTTGGTCAGTCTTGGGACAATGGACATGAGGAAGCACATTCCGGCGGTCAACCTTGACCGCATTCCCATGGCAAATGCACATCTTACTCAACTTGACACTGCTCTATCCATCGTTGTTTCTGCAAGTGGTGCTCATGGTGAACCAGAGATCATTGACCTGCCGATCCAGGATAACCTGTCTACCGAACCTATTGTTTTCCATTCCGCCGATGCGACCAAGGCGAAGATTATTTTTGACCTGGTCCCAACTTATGCTGGGTCAAAAGATCGTGTCCTTGGAAGAGGAGTTGCATTGTTATCCAGCATCAAGCCTCACGTGGGATCTAAGCGCATCAGTCTCCAAGGCGACTCCACCGTGCCCATTATCGCTGCCAACACCCTTGACGTTATCGGGTCGGTTACGTTCAACTTCTTGATCATTACTCCGTTTTGTCATCCGAAGATGTCGGTCACGGAGGATCAGACGTACTGGAAGACCATGGCTTCGACAATGGTTATCGGACATCGAGGTGACTTCACTTCGCGTTTTCATCCTTTTGGTTATGTGTACTCCTAACCTATGTAATCTGTAAAGGTCTTGGAAAGAACATCGCTGGCCGGAAATCATTGCAGTTGGGGGAAAACACGGTCCAGGTGTGTTGCATTTAGGGATCTTGGAATAGTGTTTATCTAACCATAACAGTCCTTTATCGCTGCTGCAAACCTTGGAGCATCTTATGTTGAGGTGAGTTGCTTAGAAATATACCGTCGAATTGTGTATCGTGGCTAACAGGCTATATAGTTTGGTATATATTACTTGTCCTTTCCCGCAGAAATGGTGTGTTTTGCTAATTGAAGTAGATATTCAGCTGACCAAAGATCATGTTCCTGTTATCTATCATGACTTTTTAGTCAGCGAGACAGGAATTGATGCCCCGGTGCACACCCTTACTTTGGAACAAGTCAGTAGCTTAGACTACTTGAGGAGAGTTTTCACAGACGCTAACCGGTTGCTAGTTCTTGCATGTCAGCGACGGTCGAACTCCCCGTGCGACTCAGAATACCAAGAGCGCTCGAAGTGCTAATCCGTCGCTGGACAATTTGCGAGAGGCTCCTATACGGCAGAGATCTATGTCGGTTGGTGAAGAATTGGGTGTGCCAAACTTTGATGAGAGGATGAAGCATACCAGAGATTTTAAGAAAAAGGGATTCAAAGGCAACACACGCGGAAGTCATATTCAAGCCCCTTTCGCCACGCTCAGGGATTTATTCAAAGAGCTACCGAAATCGGTTGGTTTCAACATGGAAATGAGTAAGATTCTTTTTATCTTCGCTTGCTGTTTGCATGCCAAGCCATCTAATGAAATCTTCAGAATACCCTATGCTTCACGAAagtgaggaagaagagatggACACCTACGCTGTCGAGCTTAATTCATTTGTCGACACCGTGCTCACCACCGTCTACGATCTCGGCGAAGGTCGCAACATGATTTTCTCATCGTTTAATCCAGACATCTGCCTGCTTCTTTCCTTCAAACAGCCCTCTATCCCTGTCCTGTTTTTGACAGACTCGGGAGTCGGGGCTGTCGGAGATATCCGCGCGAGTAGTTTGCAGGAAGCGATTCGCTTTGCGTCCAGGTGGAATCTCTTGGGCGTTGTCACGACGGCAGAACCACTAGTGATAAGTCCCAGATTGGTGAAGGTGGTGAAAGAGTCTGGATTGGTTTGCGTCTCGTACGGGGTGGCGAATAATGATCCGGCGAACGTCAAGGTGAGCTCAGAAAGCGTCCCTCGACATGGTAAATCTTTTTAATAAGAAATGTCGCTAACATTTCTGGCGTGATTTAGTTACAAGTCAACGAGGGCATCGACGCGGTTATCGTCGACAGCGTTCTCGCTATTCGGAAAGGTTTGACGGAGGCGGAGAATCAGGTTACTTCGTCCTAGTTTTTGGCATAGCTGTTATGATACGGCAGCCTGCTCTAAtgtgttgttgaaagattttttCTAGTAATACGTTTCCATGTTTCCAAGCCATAGACCTAATACTTCTTGGGCTTCAGGTCCTCCTCTTTGGAATGATAAGGCTGATTGTCATCATGTTAGCACTTACGCGCGGTTCTTATTCAGCGAGTCTGCCAGCCCTGATGGTGCATCAAGTCTGGGAGTCGGTTTAGTCGAGGAGTTTTCAAATACCTGGCTCGAGTTGTTGGCTTTTGTCAAGCTCTGCTCAAGCTTTGTTTTTCTTATTTGGGATTTCGTTTtatccttttttctttttgatacCCAAACTTAAGCCAAGAGTATATGGGACATGGCGCCATGTGTAGGTGATCATTTTAACATGCCGACCTATAGACGACTACCCATGCTTCCTTTTCATTCTCACTGGAAACCCTCTTCTTCTACATGTACGTCGAGAAAGACCTCACAGACAAGGCCAACTTGCTCAAGAAACCAGACTCAGCGCCTGAATGGCTGATTAGCAAAATGGTTGTTGATATCAACATTCGCAGTGTCTCTACTGATCGTGATGGCAGAATTCCTCTGCAATACTACACCGAAATCCCCTACCTTTGTGAAGATATACAGGAGGTAGTGGGCGCAGAGACGTAGCGACTCCTTGTCTTTGTGGAATACCTTGTCGTCCATTTCACAATGTAGCTTCTCTATAATTGCTTGAGTACAACGTCCTATCCCTACGTGCTAGAAAACTCGCTGCACAATCACGCTAATGTATCACTAGAGATACATTGTCGACTAATAAAACAAAGACAGACTTCATATGGCTGAGGACAAGATCAGAACGCGAACAGATGGCCTTCACCGAACTATGTTCGAACAACAATGCATATGATTAACTCGTGAAATCATAGAAAATTTGGACCTATTTGAGAAAAGTCTTGCAGAATTAAAGAAAACGCTATCCGTCGTCTCTCCTCCAGGCCTCGCAAGAACGACCGCGGAGATGTTAAAGATAGTCTGACCGCCTTGGATGGCTGCTATGCAAGAAACCGCCTCCATGGGCCAGCAATCTAAACCCAAGCCTACTGAAGCCCCTGCTGAACCTCAGAATAAGTCTCGAAATGAAAAGACGAGTGGCATGACGAGCTGCGAGAAGCGTAAGGAAGTTGTAATCAGCCACAGAGTCATCGGCGAAACGTGTCAAGGACTGCGCAGGAGTGCGTGATAGCTTTTAATCTGTTAGGACTTGAAATGTGCGATCAGGATGTATGCGATAATCAGCTTGTAGTATCCAATTATTCTTTGAGTGATCTAGTAGTTATGTGGCATGATTTGCATTCATCAGATCGCATGTAGCTGGCTCGATGCCGATTACATTAGACATCCATCCTTAATACTTGAATGAAATTCACTCATCGCTACACGCAGCTTTCGGACACCATTCCCCATTCCTTCACGTAGCTCGTAGACCTCCACGATCCACTCATACCACACCTTCCTGTCATCGGTTTGTCGATACATGGTGACAACCACTTCGGAGTTTTCAGGAACGTGCAAGGGCGTCTGTGTTTTAACAAAGCATAAAATCAGTATTATCCGAAATCATCAACTTGCTAGAGGCCAGGTCCGATAGGGCTTACCTTTAATGGGAAATAGATCGGAAACCAACTTATCATCCCTTCGCTCTTTGTGTCCATCGTTACTGGGTTTGTGGACAACTCCACATCGTCATACAGCACTGTTTCAAAATATCCACCCAGACCGTGGCATACACCACGTTCTCGGCAGGGAAACGTAAGCCGTGTTTGACGCACATTGTGTGCGTTCGACAGGACGGATGACGACCTGGAAGGGGGTGGGATATTGGAGTTTGGATGGGAGAAGGACCAAGCTGTATGGACGATAGGCGTTGGAGTTTCGAACGTAGGTGGAGGCGTAGGGGTCTTGGTGATCTTGTTTGAAGGCAAGGAATTCTGACCGTTTGAAGATTTTGGACCGGCTGTTCCTGAGGCGAGTTGAACCGTGGAGAGGAAGTCAAATGCGTGAAGCATGACAACGTATGGTGTCTCTGGGGCTGCTGGGTTAGAGGCGCTTTGAGCAGTAACATCAGCATGGAGACGAGGAGAGGATATAGGAGTAAGGTGGGCGGAGTATGATGCTGGAATGGAAATTCCATGGTCTGGGTTCAGGAGATGCGTGACTCCGTCAAGACACTCCGGGGACAATTCATTGTCTCCGAAAGAGCCTAAGAGCTCGGAAACAAAGATGTCAACAGGGTAATGAAGCGTCGAGGCATCTTGTCCATCAGATCCCCGTAAGGCCACGCGATGGGGACCTTTCCAGCTCCTCATGTCAGATTGGGCCAAATTTACGCTCCC
This window harbors:
- the GDE1 gene encoding Glycerophosphocholine phosphodiesterase (EggNog:ENOG410PGMV~COG:C~BUSCO:718at33183), which encodes MKFGRNLPRNMVPEWSASYIKYKSLKKLIKSAIQAKKNGEEPDLAGFFYSLDRNLEDVDQFYNKKFADCSRRLKLLEDRFGHSVMPSHRLDAEDLDDLLAALLELRGQLRKLQWYGEVNRRGFIKITKKLDKKLPGAQAQMRYLPTKVDPSPFATNARLTNRMKIVNDWLSVLGDEKSMDDASSTHSSLSLKKVPSRQSLNLPASLLNAVDEALRRDDTHILLELLQTLKIAADDLGDNVYPRVLKSLLQRSIFNRSKACLIALLGKLENLDEEDDINKRNCIHRLVISIGRSQTTADSDTSASTVLNFPVDNSNYITPAAPPSLVPQVPVTKEADQSTILQRDDPSVAFLEYLLDNLQPRHRSALLAKDISGRTPLHYGAQYGFKVVCEVIIEHLQAWDMFDVSEGIDGPNWQDEEGWAPLHLSVVRGHPLTTRALLDAENWRGRSEEKAAIRKHVSKSSAVLALATKANFIDIVQLLVDADVDINYQDDQGETALHVAARFGHEKCAKALLEGTEHQKANTELAENTYSWTPLFIACVDGNIGVVQLLIEAGADLERPDSSGWTAKEHAALRGHISIAKLLAEATSTTECCSESDVSVPTTLSSSPPLQSSLADRKSNTNGNGRPAEAIKTFGHRYLTDESMVLVSLGTMDMRKHIPAVNLDRIPMANAHLTQLDTALSIVVSASGAHGEPEIIDLPIQDNLSTEPIVFHSADATKAKIIFDLVPTYAGSKDRVLGRGVALLSSIKPHVGSKRISLQGDSTVPIIAANTLDVIGSVTFNFLIITPFCHPKMSVTEDQTYWKTMASTMVIGHRGLGKNIAGRKSLQLGENTVQSFIAAANLGASYVEKWCVLLIEVDIQLTKDHVPVIYHDFLVSETGIDAPVHTLTLEQFLHVSDGRTPRATQNTKSARSANPSLDNLREAPIRQRSMSVGEELGVPNFDERMKHTRDFKKKGFKGNTRGSHIQAPFATLRDLFKELPKSVGFNMEMKYPMLHESEEEEMDTYAVELNSFVDTVLTTVYDLGEGRNMIFSSFNPDICLLLSFKQPSIPVLFLTDSGVGAVGDIRASSLQEAIRFASRWNLLGVVTTAEPLVISPRLVKVVKESGLVCVSYGVANNDPANVKLQVNEGIDAVIVDSVLAIRKGLTEAENQVTSS